In Spinacia oleracea cultivar Varoflay chromosome 5, BTI_SOV_V1, whole genome shotgun sequence, a single window of DNA contains:
- the LOC130461530 gene encoding uncharacterized protein, protein MYESMSGTNARVVGWSNLVWNRLSVPKHRFVLWLAMLDRLKTKGSLHKMGIGNDNLCVICRCSEEINFSSPFFECAYGTKCISVIMDWLVTPLSTISKSATDCKGSFKKKVVDTAITALAYSIWRARNVVVWELKPSEKTYADIEAAYRCLVERYGVKEEDVILYG, encoded by the exons ATGTATGAGTCCATGTCTGGTACCAATGCTAGAGTCGTGGGATGGAGCAACCTAGTGTGGAATAGGCTATCAGTTCCTAAGCATAGATTTGTTCTTTGGCTGGCAATGCTAGACAGACTTAAGACAAAAGGAAGTCTACACAAAATGGGAATAGGGAATGATAATTTATGTGTAATATGTAGATGTTCTGAAGAAATTAACTTCTCCTCACCTTTTTTTGAGTGTGCTTATGGGACTAAATGCATATCTGTAATAATGGATTGGCTAG TGACCCCACTTAGTACAATTTCTAAATCCGCCACTGACTGCAAGGGAAGTTTTAAAAAGAAAGTGGTTGACACTGCCATAACCGCTCTCGCCTATAGCATATGGAGAGCAAGGAATGTTGTTGTTTGGGAGCTGAAG CCGAGTGAGAAGACTTATGCAGACATAGAAGCTGCATATAGATGTCTTGTGGAAAGATATGGAGTGAAAGAGGAAGATGTTATATTATATGGGTAA